The following DNA comes from Streptomyces sp. NBC_00273.
ACGCGAGTCCGCGCCAGAAAGGCCTCGGAATGAAGAGCTCCACCAGTACCGCCCCGGCGGCCCGGCCCACCCCGGACCCGGCGCGGGAGCAGGCGCAGGCGCAGGTGTCCGCGGCCGGCGCCCCGCGGCCGCGCGCCGACGCCGTCCGCAACCGCGAGCGGATCCTGACGGCGGCCCGCGAGCTCTTCGTCGAATCCGGCTCCACGGCCCCCTTCGACGAGGTGGCCCGCCGGGCCGGCATCGGCAATGCCACGCTCTACCGGCATTTCCCCGACCGCCCCACCCTCGTCCACCACGTCGTCCTCTTCACGATGGGCCGGGTGACGGCCTCGGCCGAGGCCTCCCTCGCCGAGGAGCCCGACGCCTTCGCCGCCCTGTGCCGCTTCACGCACGCCGCCGCGGACGAGCGGATCGGCGCCCTGTGCCCGATGCTCGCCGACGGCTTCGACGGTGAACACCCCGAACTCCTGGCGGCGCGCGCCGCGTTGGGGGAGGCCGTGGTCACCCTGCTGGCCGCGGGCCAGGACGCCGGACTGGTCCGCACGGACATCGGCGTCGGCGACTTGATGGTCGCGCTGTCCCAGCTCAGCCGCCCCCTCCCGGGCGTCGCGTGCCTCGACACCGACCGCTTCGCCCACCGCCACCTCCAGCTCTTCCTCGACGGGTTGCGGGCCCCGGCCCGCTCCGAACTCCCGGGCTCGGCAACGACTTTGGACGACCTGCGGCAGAAAACCATGTGACGCGCACAAAGCTATAGAACTAGTCTTTTTCAGTCATTCCGCACAGTGAAGTGGGTACCCTCATGTCAAAAACAGCCGCGAGCCTCGCGCCGGCTGCCGATCCCAGTCGCTGGAAGGCACTCGTCTTCATAGCCCTGGCCCAGCTGATGGTCGTCCTCGACGCGACCATCGTGAACATCGCCCTCCCCTCCGCCCAGACCGACCTCGGCATCTCGGACGGCAACCGCCAGTGGGTCATCACCGCGTACGCGCTGGCCTTCGGCGGACTGCTGCTCTTCGGCGGTCGCATCGCCGACAAGTGGGGCCGTAAGAACGCCTTCGTCGTCGGCCTCATCGGCTTCGCCCTGGCCTCCGCGCTCGGCGGCGCCGCCAACGGCGAGGCCATGATGCTCGGCGCCCGCGCCCTCCAGGGTGCCTTCGGCGCGCTGCTCGCACCGGCGGCCCTGTCGCTGCTCGCCGTCATGTTCACCGACGCCAAGGAGCGCGCCAAGGCCTTCGGCATCTACGGAGCCATCGCGGGCGGCGGCGGCGCCGTCGGCCTGATCCTCGGCGGCTTCCTGACCGAGTACCTCAACTGGCGCTGGACCTTCTTCGTCAACATCCCCTTCGCGATCGTCGCGGCCTTGGGTGCCTGGATGGTCATCCGCGAGCCCGCCGGTTCCCGCAACCGCGCGCCGCTCGACATCCCGGGCGTGATCCTGTCCACCACCGGTCTCGTCGCCCTCGTGTACGGCTTCACCCGCGCCGAGTCCGCCGGCTGGTCGAACGCCGTCACGGTCGCCATGTTCGTCGCCTCGGCGCTGCTGCTGTCCGCCTTCGTCCTCGTCGAGTCCAAGGTGAAGTCCCCGCTGCTGCCGCTGCGCGTCCTGCTGGAGCGCAACCGCGGCGGTGTCTACCTCTCGCTCGGCCTCGCCGTCATCTCGATGTTCGGCCTGTTCCTCTTCCTCACCTACTACCTGCAGGTCGTGAAGGGCTTCTCGCCCGTCAAGACCGGCTTCGCCTTCCTGCCGATGATCGCGGGCATGATCACGGGCTCCACCCAGATCGGCGCCCGCCTGATGACCCGCGTCCCGCCGCGCCTGCTGATGGGCCCCGGCTTCCTGGTCGCCGGCCTCGGCATGCTGCTGCTGACCCAGCTGGAGGTCGGGTCCTCGTACCCGGCGCTCATCCTGCCGGCGCAGCTGCTGCTCGGCCTCGGCATGGGTACGGCGTTCATGCCGGCGATGTCCCTGGCCACGCACGGGGTGAACCCGGCCGACGCCGGTGTCGCCTCCGCCATGGTCAACACCTCGCAGCAGGTCGGCGGCGCCATCGGCACCGCGCTGCTGAACACCATCGCCGCCTCGGCGACCACCGCCTACCTGACCGACCACGCGGCCGAGGCCGCAGCGGGCGGCCCGGCGGGACAGCTGATCCAGGCGCAGGCCATGGTCGAGGGCTACTCCTCCGCCATCTGGTGGGCGGTCGGCATCCTGGTCGCCAGCTCGGTCATCGCGCTGACGCTGATCAACACCGGCCGTCCGGGCGTAGGCGGCCCGGTGGCCTCCGATTCCGGCGAGGACGCCGAGCTCAAGGTGCCGGTGATCGCCCACTGATCAGGGCCGAGGGCCTCCCGGAATGACTGACGACCCGTCTCGTTCAAATTTGAACGAGACGGGGTTAGTCTGTTTCCGTACGCGTTTCAACCACTGAGGAGCGCCCCCGTGACCCGCATACCGGCCCTGTACCTGAGCCACGGCGCACCCCCGCTGGCCGACGACCCGGTTTGGCCGGGCGAGCTCGCCGCCTGGTCCGCCGGTCTGCCGCGCCCCCGCGCGATCCTGATGGTCTCCGCCCACTGGGAGGAGGCCCCGCTCGCCCTCGGCGCCACCGAGCGCGTCCCGCTCGTGTACGACTTCTGGGGCTTCCCGGAGCACTACTACCGGGTCCGCTACGACGCACCCGGCGCCCCGGAGCTGGCCGCCTCGGTCCGCAAGCTGCTGCGCGCCCCCGGTACCCCCGTCCAGGACATCCCCGACCGCGGCCTGGACCACGGCGCGTACGTCCCCCTGGTGGAGATGTACCCGGAGGCCGACATCCCGGTCCTCCAGATCTCCCTGCCCACGCTGGACCCGGCCGGCCTGATGGACATCGGCCGCAAGCTCGCCCCGCTGCGCGACGAGGGCGTGCTGATCGTGGGCAGCGGCTTCTTCACCCACAACCTGGCGGCGCTGCGCCACACGGGCCCGGGCGTCCCCGGCTGGTCGGCGGAGTTCGACGCGTGGGGCGCCGAGGCCCTGGCCGCGTCCGACGTGGACGCCCTGCTGGACTTCGAGCACAAGTCCCCGGCGGGCCGCCTCGCCCACCCCCGCACGGAGCACTTCGCCCCGCTCTTCGTCACCCTCGGCGCGGCCGAATCCGACCTGGCCTCGGCGCGCACCCCGGTGGACGGCTTCTGGATGGGCCTCTCGAAGCGCTCCCTCCAGTTCGGCTAGGACCTGCGCAACGTGCCGGTGATCGCTTCGGTGATCACGAACCCCTTGGCCGGTCCTTCGGGAACGGTCACTGTCGAGCCGTACGGCATCCGCACTTCGGATTCGTACCGTGCGCGGTCGGGCGCGGGCTCCGACAGCACTCTGACGCTGCCCTGGCCGTCGTAGTCGTCGATGATCAGGTACACGGGGATCCCGGCCCTGGCGTACGCGCGCCGTTTGCGGTCGCGGTCCCGGTCGAGGCTGTCCTTGCCGGGTGACACCACCTCGGCGATCAGTTCCACCCCGCCTGCGTCGATCCCGAGGCCGTCCTCGGTGACGTGTTCTTCGGCGTCCTTCAGGGAGATGAACACGTCCGGGATCCATACCTTGCGTCGGTGGATGACGTTCATGTCCTGGTAGGCGGTGAAGTCGCTGTCGTCCAGGAACAGGCCGAGGGCATGGCGCAGCCGGTTCACGATCCGGCCGTGTGAGTAGTGCCCCGTGGGAGACACCTCGATGAACTCCTCGATGATCTCGGCGCGGTAGCCCTCGGGGAGTTCCATGGCCTTCCACGCCTGCCACAGGACCTCGTCCAGCTCCGACGGGGAAGTCGCGACCTTCGGCATTACGGCCTCCAGCGCCTCGTGGGCGAGAGCGGTCATGTGCAGCACCTCCTCAGAGTGTGGGCGTCGCTGGCAGGGCTGCACAAGCGACTCTCCGACGCTAGGGACGCGGGGGCGCATGCCGCAGGGATATGCCGGCCGCTCACTCGGACGGGTGGTGGCCCAGTCGCTTCTCGTACCAGCGGACGTCCCAGTACCGGTCGAACTTCCAGCCCGCCTCCGTGAACTCTCCGATCCGGCGGAAGCCGAAGCGCTCGTGCAAGCGCACCGAGGCTTCGTTCGGCAGGGCGATCCCGGCGAACACGCGGCGCACGGGCTCCTCGGCCAGGGCCGCGAAGAGCGCCTCGTAGAGGAGGGTGCCGATGCCCCGGCCGACCGCGTGCGGGGCGAGGTAGGCGCTCGCCTCCACCGAGGTGGCGTAGGCCGGTTTGGGGCGGAATGCACTACTCGTGGCGTATCCGGCCATTCGATCGCCTGTCCAAGCAACCAGAAGGCGGTGGGGCCCGTCTTCAGGGTGGGAGTGCAGCCAAGGGCGGCGCTGTTCCGGAGTGAAGACGGCCGTGTCGAACGTGACGGCGGTCTCACGGACGTAGTGGTTGTAGAGGTCCGTGAGGGGCGCCAGATCGGCCTCCGTTCCGGGCCTGACCTGCACCTCTTCGAGATCTTGCGACATCCGCTCCCCTCCCGTAGCGGGGCAGGATACTGCAAGATCTCGAAAAACAGGGAGCAGCGTGGGAATTCTGTCCCGATTCCAGTCGTTGTTTCCTTCGGAAGCGGGCACTCGGGAGAGTGTCCGTGACGCACCGGAGCGGTTGACAGCCGTCCCGGCGGCGTCCACCAGCCGCACCGCGACCGAACACTTCGCAAGGGAGCACGCATGGCAACCCGCGCCGTCGCCCGTCGTCAGTCCACGAGCAGCGCCCGCGCTGTGGGCGGGGAGATCGCAGACCGTGACCTGGTCGGCATGTATCTGGACGAGATCGCGCGCACCCCGCTGCTCGACGCCGCCAAAGAAGTGGAGCTCTCCCAGATCATCGAGGCGGGCGTCTACGCCCAGCAGATCCTCGACAGCACGATAGAACGTGACGGGGACGCCCCGGCCCGCGAGGAGCTGGAGGCGCTGGCCGCCGAGGGCGAGCGGGCCAAGGAAGTCTTCATCCGCTCGAACCTGCGCCTCGTCGTGGCCGTGGCCCGGCGCTATCCGCGCAGCGGCCTGCCCCTCCTCGACCTGATCCAGGAGGGCAACGCGGGCCTGGTCCGTGCGGTCGAAAAGTTCGACTACGCCAAGGGCTTCAAGTTCTCCACGTACGCCACGTGGTGGATCCGGCAGGCGATCACCCGGTCCATCGCGGACCAGTCCCGCACCATCCGCCTCCCCGTCCACCTCGTCGAGGAGCTCGGCCGGATCCGCCGCATCCAGCGGGAATTCAACCGGGAGAACGGCCGCGACCCGGAGCACGCCGAGATCGCCGCCGAGCTGGACTCCACGGAGAAGCGCGTGGGCGACGTACTGGACTGGGCGCGCGACCCGGTCAGCCTCAACATGGCGGTCGACGACGACGGCGACACCCAGTTCGGTGACCTCCTGGAGGACACCTCGGCGATCTCGCCCGAGCAGTCCGTGCTCTCCCTGCTGCGCAGCGAGGAGCTGGAGGACCTGCTGGGCAAGCTCGACAAGCGCACGGCGTCGATCATCAAGATGCGGTACGGCATCGACGACGGCCGCGAGCGGACGCTGACGGAGGTCGGCAAGCAGCACGGCCTGACCCGTGAGCGGATCCGCCAGATCGAGAAGCACGCGCTGCTGGAGCTGAAGCGGATGGCGCGTGACACCGGCTTCGACGCCGTGGCCTAGAGCGGCCGCCGCCAAGCCCCCCAGACGAGCCCCGGTGCCTATCCCCCCCAGGCGCCGGGGCTCTCTCCTGCCCCGCACAACCCAGCCCCTCCGGCGTCTCACAACCCAGCTCCTCCGGCGTTTGAGGAGCGGGGGTCTGGGGGCGGAGCCCCCGGGGGCCGGGGCGCAGCCCGGCTACGGCGAGCCCGCCGCCGACGTGAGCCGCGCGGCCATCGCACCGGCCGCATCCCGAAGCGCCGCAGGCCCCCGCACGGTGAACGGCAACCCCGTCAGGGCGAGCCGCGCCGCCGTCCACTCCGGCGCGTCCGCGCTCTCGAAGCTCACCGAGGTCCGCGTCCCCCCACCGGGCAGGGCCACCGCCCGCAGCCAGGCCGGCAGCTCCGCCGGGTCGGCCGCGAAGTCGACCTCGACCCGGTACGGCTGCTTCTCCCCGCCCCGCAGGCCCCGCCGGACGAACTCCTCGGCCTCCATCGGCAGGTCCCGCCGCGCGAACCGGGCCCCCGTCGCGAAGGCCTCGTCCACCCGGTCCACCCGGAAGGTCCGCCAGTCCTCCCGCTCCAGGTCGTAGGCGACCAGGTACCACCGGCTCCCGGTGCTCACCAGCCGGTACGGCTCCACCAGCCGCCGCGTCTCGGCCCCGTTCCCCGCCCGGTAGGCGAACCGCAGCCGCTCCGGGCCCGCCACCGCCGACGCCATCGTGGTCAGCGTCCGCGGGTCCACGCTCGCCCCGTCGCCCCGGGACAGCGCGATCGTGGCCGACTGGAGCGCGCTCACCCGGTGCCGCAGCCGTGAGGGCAGGACCTGCTCCAGCTTCGCGAGGGCCCGTACGGAGGCCTCCTCGACCCCCTCGATCGCATGCCCGGCCCCGGCCCGCAGCCCCACCGCGATCGCCACGGCTTCCTCGTCGTCCAGCAGCAGCGGGGGCATCGCCGCCCCCGCCACCAGCCGGTATCCGCCCTCGGCGCCGAGGGTGGCCTCCACCGGGTAGCCGAGGTCCCGCAGCCGCTCGATGTCGCGCCGGATGGTCCGCGCGCTCACCCGCAGCCGCTGGGCCAGCTCGCTCCCGGGCCATTCCCGCGGGGTCTGGAGGAGGGACAGCAAGGAGAGCAGCCGTGCGGGTGTGTCGGTCATGAATCCAGGCTGCCAGCGAAATAGGACACGGACTGACCTAGACGCCGTCTAAGTTTCTCCTCATGAGCACCGAGACGTCCAAGACAGCGCCCGAAAGAGAGAACGGGCCCGTACCAGAAGAGCGGAACGACGTAGCCCACGACGCACCCAGCCCGACCGCCGACCGCCGCCGCTGGCTGGCGCTCGCCATCGTGATGACCGCGGCCTTCATGGACCTGGTCGACGTCACGATCGTCAACATAGCCATCCGCACCATGCGCGAGGACTTCGGCGCCTCCACCAGCGCGATCCAGTGGATCACCGCGGGCTATGCCCTCGCCTTCGCGGCGGGCCTGATCACCGGCGGCCGTCTCGGTGACATCTACGGCCGCAAGCGCGTCTTCCTCATCGGCATCGCCGGGTTCACCGCCGCCTCGCTGCTCTGCGGCATCGCCGCCAACCCGGACGTGCTCGTCGTGGCCCGCCTCCTGCAGGGCGGTATGGCCGCCCTGATGGTGCCGCAGGTCCTGGCGATCATCCACGTCACCTTCCCGCCGCAGGAGCGCGGCAAGGTCTTCGGCATGTTCGGCGCGATCGTGGGCTTGGCGGCCGTCTCGGGCCCGCTGCTCGGCGCGCTGCTCATCGAGTGGGACCTCTTCGGTCTCGGATGGCGCCCGATCTTCCTGATCAACCTGCCCGTCGGCATCATGGGCGTGATCCTGGGCCGCAAGTTCATCGCCGAGTCCAAGGCCCCCAAGGCGCTGCGCCTGGACCTGGTCGGCGTCGTCCTCGCCACCCTCGCCCTGGTCCTGCTGATCTTCCCGCTGACCCACGGCCACGAGAACGACTGGCCGCTGTGGGGCTTCGTCTGCATGGGCGCGGCGCCCTTCGTCTTCGCCGCCTTCATCGCCTACGAGAAGTACAAGATCAAGAAGGACGGCTCCCCGCTCGTCGAGCTCTCCCTCTTCAAGGTCAAGAGCTTCGCCGGCGGTATCGCCGTCCAGCTGACCTTCGGCATCGCCACCGGCATCTTCTTCCTGGTGTGGACGATGTACATGCAGATGGGGCTCGGTTGGAGCGTGCTGCGCGCGGGTCTCACCGGCATCCCCTTCTCCATCGCGGTCTCGCTCGCCGCCGGCCTCTCGGTCGAGAAGCTCGTCCCCCGCTTCGGCCGCAAGGTGCTCCAGGCCGGTGCGCTGACCATGGCCGCCGGGCTGCTCCTCTACATCTGGGAGTCGCAGCACTACGGCATGGAGATCGCCTCCTGGCAGATGGCCGCCCCGCTGATCGTCATGGGCGTCGGCATGGGCCTGATCGTGGCCCCGCTGAACGACACCGTGCTCTCCGAGGTGCCGCGCGAGCACGCCGGGTCCGCCTCGGGCCTGATCAACACCACCGGCCAGATGGGCAACGCGCTGGGTCTCGCCCTGACCTCCGTCGTCTTCTTCGGCCTGATCGACGACGACATGGTCTTCGGTCCGTCGTACGTGGAGGCCTTCCGCGGCGCGCTCTGGTGGGTCGTGGCCGTACTCGTCGTGATCTTCGCGGTGATGTTCGTCCTGCCGCGCAGGGCGCTCCCGATGGAGGAGCGCGAGGGTGCCGCCGAGCACGCCGGCCGCACCCCGGAGAAGGTCCCGGCCGGCTGAGCCGGGCCCGAGGCACCACCGCACGGACATGTCCGCCCTCCCGGGCGGGCATGTCCGTTCTTCTTTGCTCCCCTCCGCCCCGCCCGCGGTCCCGCAGCGGGTGTCGGGGTCAGGACTTGGGCAGGGCCACGGTGTTGACGTAGGCGGTGCCGTTGGTCGAGAAGCCCTTCACGGCCTTCTCGACCTCCGCGGTCGGCACGGCCTTCTCCGCCTGGTAGTAGAGCCAGTCGACCCGCATGTCCCAGGTGCGCGGCCCCTGGAAGGGGAGGTCGACCAGCCAGGCGCTGAAGTGGATGTTCATGCGCTCGCGCGGGAAGTACTTGCTGTCGCTGGTGAACAGCTCCCGGCCGTCCATGGAGTAGGTGACCGATCCGTTCACGGCAGTGATCATCAGGATGTGCCAGCCTTCGAGCTTGTCCTTCTGGGCCTTGGTGACCCGGTCGTTGTTCGTGCTGTTGCGCCAGCTCGTGGTGTCGAGCTTGGGACCCGGCGCGCCCCATCCGCCGTTCGGCATGTACTCGTAGTCGAGCTCGCTGTACTGCGCGGACTTGTGGTCCGGCGAGATCGCGAAGAAGGACTCGTTGATGTGATCGCCGTTGCGTCCGCTCGTGGGCTTGTCGCTGAAGTAGACCCGGGCGGCGAGGGTCCCCGTGAAGAAGTACGGCTTGCTGGTCTGCAGTTCGGACTGCTGGGTGCCCTTCGCGGTCCCGTCGCTGGTGACCTGCAGCTGTAGCGACTGGCCCGCCTTGGCGGTCCCCTCGGCCGGGAAGCTGATGCCCGCGGTGGACCAGGTGTCCTTGATCCCCGGACCGCCCTGGCCGGTGCGGACCTGCCAGCCGTTGGAGGCGAGCGCGGGGTCGTCGGGGCCGGTGTAGGAGAAGTCGTCGAACATGA
Coding sequences within:
- a CDS encoding helix-turn-helix transcriptional regulator, with the protein product MTDTPARLLSLLSLLQTPREWPGSELAQRLRVSARTIRRDIERLRDLGYPVEATLGAEGGYRLVAGAAMPPLLLDDEEAVAIAVGLRAGAGHAIEGVEEASVRALAKLEQVLPSRLRHRVSALQSATIALSRGDGASVDPRTLTTMASAVAGPERLRFAYRAGNGAETRRLVEPYRLVSTGSRWYLVAYDLEREDWRTFRVDRVDEAFATGARFARRDLPMEAEEFVRRGLRGGEKQPYRVEVDFAADPAELPAWLRAVALPGGGTRTSVSFESADAPEWTAARLALTGLPFTVRGPAALRDAAGAMAARLTSAAGSP
- a CDS encoding Uma2 family endonuclease encodes the protein MTALAHEALEAVMPKVATSPSELDEVLWQAWKAMELPEGYRAEIIEEFIEVSPTGHYSHGRIVNRLRHALGLFLDDSDFTAYQDMNVIHRRKVWIPDVFISLKDAEEHVTEDGLGIDAGGVELIAEVVSPGKDSLDRDRDRKRRAYARAGIPVYLIIDDYDGQGSVRVLSEPAPDRARYESEVRMPYGSTVTVPEGPAKGFVITEAITGTLRRS
- a CDS encoding cellulose binding domain-containing protein, with translation MALNMPPRQGASVSRSSRKARRRGWNALKVLLLVGALAVGGGAFVLYPKWRSGPAAHGSADLTVRYRTDAPATGAAAKPWLEVINNSKKTVALSDVTLRYYFSADDASAYGSNCVQSALGCSNITAKIGMLTGSGPTSGHYLQIGFTAAAGSLEPGKTSQGIGLQLFRLDHKELNQANDLSFDAKSTHYAPSKRVAAYLGGKHVWGDEPSGSDAAAGQGGPLSVTAPAAAAPPAGVMFDDFSYTGPDDPALASNGWQVRTGQGGPGIKDTWSTAGISFPAEGTAKAGQSLQLQVTSDGTAKGTQQSELQTSKPYFFTGTLAARVYFSDKPTSGRNGDHINESFFAISPDHKSAQYSELDYEYMPNGGWGAPGPKLDTTSWRNSTNNDRVTKAQKDKLEGWHILMITAVNGSVTYSMDGRELFTSDSKYFPRERMNIHFSAWLVDLPFQGPRTWDMRVDWLYYQAEKAVPTAEVEKAVKGFSTNGTAYVNTVALPKS
- a CDS encoding GNAT family N-acetyltransferase, with the translated sequence MSQDLEEVQVRPGTEADLAPLTDLYNHYVRETAVTFDTAVFTPEQRRPWLHSHPEDGPHRLLVAWTGDRMAGYATSSAFRPKPAYATSVEASAYLAPHAVGRGIGTLLYEALFAALAEEPVRRVFAGIALPNEASVRLHERFGFRRIGEFTEAGWKFDRYWDVRWYEKRLGHHPSE
- a CDS encoding TetR/AcrR family transcriptional regulator produces the protein MKSSTSTAPAARPTPDPAREQAQAQVSAAGAPRPRADAVRNRERILTAARELFVESGSTAPFDEVARRAGIGNATLYRHFPDRPTLVHHVVLFTMGRVTASAEASLAEEPDAFAALCRFTHAAADERIGALCPMLADGFDGEHPELLAARAALGEAVVTLLAAGQDAGLVRTDIGVGDLMVALSQLSRPLPGVACLDTDRFAHRHLQLFLDGLRAPARSELPGSATTLDDLRQKTM
- a CDS encoding sigma-70 family RNA polymerase sigma factor; this encodes MATRAVARRQSTSSARAVGGEIADRDLVGMYLDEIARTPLLDAAKEVELSQIIEAGVYAQQILDSTIERDGDAPAREELEALAAEGERAKEVFIRSNLRLVVAVARRYPRSGLPLLDLIQEGNAGLVRAVEKFDYAKGFKFSTYATWWIRQAITRSIADQSRTIRLPVHLVEELGRIRRIQREFNRENGRDPEHAEIAAELDSTEKRVGDVLDWARDPVSLNMAVDDDGDTQFGDLLEDTSAISPEQSVLSLLRSEELEDLLGKLDKRTASIIKMRYGIDDGRERTLTEVGKQHGLTRERIRQIEKHALLELKRMARDTGFDAVA
- a CDS encoding dioxygenase family protein, coding for MPALYLSHGAPPLADDPVWPGELAAWSAGLPRPRAILMVSAHWEEAPLALGATERVPLVYDFWGFPEHYYRVRYDAPGAPELAASVRKLLRAPGTPVQDIPDRGLDHGAYVPLVEMYPEADIPVLQISLPTLDPAGLMDIGRKLAPLRDEGVLIVGSGFFTHNLAALRHTGPGVPGWSAEFDAWGAEALAASDVDALLDFEHKSPAGRLAHPRTEHFAPLFVTLGAAESDLASARTPVDGFWMGLSKRSLQFG
- a CDS encoding MFS transporter — its product is MSKTAASLAPAADPSRWKALVFIALAQLMVVLDATIVNIALPSAQTDLGISDGNRQWVITAYALAFGGLLLFGGRIADKWGRKNAFVVGLIGFALASALGGAANGEAMMLGARALQGAFGALLAPAALSLLAVMFTDAKERAKAFGIYGAIAGGGGAVGLILGGFLTEYLNWRWTFFVNIPFAIVAALGAWMVIREPAGSRNRAPLDIPGVILSTTGLVALVYGFTRAESAGWSNAVTVAMFVASALLLSAFVLVESKVKSPLLPLRVLLERNRGGVYLSLGLAVISMFGLFLFLTYYLQVVKGFSPVKTGFAFLPMIAGMITGSTQIGARLMTRVPPRLLMGPGFLVAGLGMLLLTQLEVGSSYPALILPAQLLLGLGMGTAFMPAMSLATHGVNPADAGVASAMVNTSQQVGGAIGTALLNTIAASATTAYLTDHAAEAAAGGPAGQLIQAQAMVEGYSSAIWWAVGILVASSVIALTLINTGRPGVGGPVASDSGEDAELKVPVIAH
- a CDS encoding MFS transporter, with product MSTETSKTAPERENGPVPEERNDVAHDAPSPTADRRRWLALAIVMTAAFMDLVDVTIVNIAIRTMREDFGASTSAIQWITAGYALAFAAGLITGGRLGDIYGRKRVFLIGIAGFTAASLLCGIAANPDVLVVARLLQGGMAALMVPQVLAIIHVTFPPQERGKVFGMFGAIVGLAAVSGPLLGALLIEWDLFGLGWRPIFLINLPVGIMGVILGRKFIAESKAPKALRLDLVGVVLATLALVLLIFPLTHGHENDWPLWGFVCMGAAPFVFAAFIAYEKYKIKKDGSPLVELSLFKVKSFAGGIAVQLTFGIATGIFFLVWTMYMQMGLGWSVLRAGLTGIPFSIAVSLAAGLSVEKLVPRFGRKVLQAGALTMAAGLLLYIWESQHYGMEIASWQMAAPLIVMGVGMGLIVAPLNDTVLSEVPREHAGSASGLINTTGQMGNALGLALTSVVFFGLIDDDMVFGPSYVEAFRGALWWVVAVLVVIFAVMFVLPRRALPMEEREGAAEHAGRTPEKVPAG